One part of the Prunus persica cultivar Lovell chromosome G5, Prunus_persica_NCBIv2, whole genome shotgun sequence genome encodes these proteins:
- the LOC18777948 gene encoding germin-like protein subfamily 3 member 4 — MSSFFSCCIVFLSVICFCTKICFADSDNLQDTCPTSPSAKQTIFINGFPCKNPNDNIAPDFKTSKLTKAGNTDNFFGSSVNIVTAAELAGLNTLGLSIARTDLRVDGLVALHSHPRASELFFVSKGTVLAGFIDTQNRAFQKILKEGDVFVFPRGLLHFSLNAGNDFATAFSVFNSQNPGVVGISGAMFKNDLDMIYKITKGFLSDHFKNVTFPGSSSLNRQQFRNLNPII, encoded by the coding sequence ATGAGTTCATTTTTTTCCTGCTGCATTGTCTTTCTCTCTGTCATCTGTTTTTGCACTAAAATCTGCTTTGCAGATTCTGATAATCTCCAGGACACTTGCCCTACATCCCCATCAGCAAAACAAACcatcttcatcaatggcttcccATGCAAGAACCCAAATGACAACATTGCCCCTGATTTCAAAACTTCCAAGCTGACCAAAGCTGGCAATACAGACAATTTCTTTGGCTCCTCAGTGAATATAGTGACTGCTGCAGAGTTGGCAGGCCTCAACACCCTTGGCCTCTCAATTGCAAGAACAGACCTCAGAGTGGATGGCTTGGTGGCCCTTCATTCTCACCCCAGAGCTTCTGAGCTGTTCTTTGTAAGCAAAGGCACAGTGCTTGCTGGGTTTATTGACACCCAAAACCGGGCCTTCCAGAAGATTCTTAAGGAAGGAGATGTGTTTGTGTTCCCAAGGGGCCTGCTTCACTTCTCTCTGAATGCTGGGAATGATTTTGCCACTGCTTTCTCAGTGTTTAACAGCCAAAATCCAGGAGTTGTGGGCATCTCTGGTGCCATGTTTAAGAATGATCTGGATATGATATACAAGATAACAAAGGGGTTTCTCTCTGATCACTTCAAAAATGTCACTTTTCCCGGTTCTTCAAGTCTTAACAGGCAGCAATTCAGAAACTTAAATCCTATCATATGa
- the LOC18776852 gene encoding inositol polyphosphate multikinase beta codes for MLKVPDHQVAGHQAGDGKLGPLIDDSGHFYKPLQNDGRGSHELAFYTSFSTDKRIPDDIRKFFPVFYGTRHLEASDGSGLYPHLALEDTVSSRINPSVLDAKIGSRTWYPQAAEDYIIKCLKKDRETTSLELGFRVSGLRVYGNKETGFWKPDKKCVLNFSIEDTRLALRKFVSSNPSTDSDIKPDCSFASTVYGGPAGILAQLLELKSWFEKQTIFHFYSCSVLMVYEKESILQGRNSGAEIKLVDFAHVIEGKGVIDHNFLGGLCSLIKLISDIVTSPSA; via the coding sequence ATGCTTAAGGTCCCAGATCATCAAGTTGCTGGCCACCAAGCCGGAGATGGGAAGCTTGGCCCTCTTATAGATGATTCAGGGCACTTTTACAAGCCTCTTCAGAATGATGGGCGTGGATCCCATGAGCTAGCATTCTATACATCATTTTCTACTGATAAGAGGATTCCAGACGACATCCGCAAGTTCTTCCCTGTCTTTTATGGCACTCGGCATTTAGAGGCGTCTGATGGTTCTGGCTTGTATCCTCACCTTGCATTGGAAGATACTGTCTCAAGTAGAATCAATCCATCTGTATTGGACGCAAAAATTGGTTCCAGAACATGGTACCCGCAAGCTGCTGAAGATTATATCATAAAATGTCTTAAGAAAGATAGAGAGACCACGAGCCTGGAGCTGGGGTTTAGGGTATCTGGACTTCGGGTTTAtggaaacaaagaaactgGATTTTGGAAGCCTGATAAGAAGTGTGTTCTAAACTTTAGCATTGAGGATACTAGGTTAGCTCTGAGGAAATTTGTGTCTTCTAACCCATCTACAGATTCAGATATCAAACCAGATTGTTCTTTTGCATCGACTGTCTATGGTGGTCCTGCTGGGATATTGGCACAATTGTTGGAACTGAAGTCATGGTTTGAGAAGCAGACCATtttccatttctattcttgttCAGTGCTGATGGTGTATGAGAAGGAGTCAATACTGCAAGGGAGGAATTCAGGTGCTGAAATCAAACTCGTCGATTTCGCGCATGTCATTGAAGGCAAAGGTGTTATTGaccataattttttgggtGGGCTCTGCTCCTTGATAAAATTGATCTCAGATATTGTCACCAGTCCTAGTGCCTGA